Genomic segment of Geothermobacter ehrlichii:
CGTTTTCCCGAGCTGCGCAGCGTCATCTACATCGGCCAGGAGAAGCACCGGGGAATGTACAACACCCGCGAGCTGCTGCAGCTCGGCCGCCAGTGCGACGATACGGACCTGGACCGGGTCCGGCAGAGCCTCTCCTGCCACGATGTCATCAACATGCAGTACACCTCCGGCACCACCGGCTTTCCCAAGGGGGTGATGCTGAGCCACTACAACATCCTCAACAACGGCTATTTCATCGGCGAGCGGCAGAAGTTCTCCACCGCCGACCGGCTCTGCCTGCCGGTGCCGCTGTTCCACTGCTTCGGCTGCGTTCTCGGCGTCATGGCCGCCCTGACCCACGGCGTTACCCTGGTGCCGCTGGAAACCTTCGATCCGCTGATGGCGCTGGCCGCGGTGCAGAAGGAGAAGTGCACCGCCATCTACGGCGTGCCGACCATGTTCATCGCCGAGCTCGACCACCCGATGTTCGACATGTTCGATCTCTCCACCCTGCGCACCGGCATCATGGCCGGCTCGCCCTGTCCCATCGAAACCATGAAGCAGGTGATGGAGAAGATGCACTGCTCGGAGATCACCATCGCCTATGGTCTGACCGAGGCATCGCCGGTCATCACCCAGACCCGCACCGACGACAGCATCGAGTACCGGGTCGCTTCGGTGGGGGCGGCCCTGCCGCATATCGAGGTGAAGATCGTCGATCCGGAAACCGGGGAGATCTGCGGTCCCGGCCAGCCGGGAGAACTCTGCTGTCGCGGCTACAACGTGATGAAGGGCTACTACAAGATGCCCGAGCAGACCGCCGCCGCCATCGATGCCGATGGATGGCTGCACAGCGGCGACCAGGCCGAGGTGGACGAGAACGGCTACTACCGCATCACCGGACGGATCAAGGACATGATCATCCGCGGCGGCGAAAACATCTATCCGCGCGAGATCGAGGAATTTCTCTACACCATGCCCGGCGTACTCGACGTGCAGGTGGTCGGCATCCCCGACGCCAGATACGGCGAGGTCGTCGGTGCCTTCATCATTCCCCGACAGGGGGCCGAGCTGACCGAGGAAGACGTGCAGGATTTCTGTCGCGAGCGCATCGCCTCCTACAAGAAGCCGAAGTACGTCTTTTTTGTCGAGGAGTTTCCGCTGACCGCCAGCGGCAAGGTGCAGAAGTACAAGCTGCGGCAGATGGCGCGGGAAAAGTTGGGGATTGATGCGCAGGCGGAACAGGACGGCTGAGCTTGTTTTCTCGACGTGAACAGCTGCGGGCGGGGAAGGCCGGGGGGCCTTCCCCGTTTTTTTTAGCTTGCGACCTTCGGTCGGTTGACGTGGATCCCGGGGTTGCGGCCCCGGACGACGCCGTCCTCTTTTGCCGGCCCAAAAGAGGACGCAGAAAAGGGCCCTGCGCCTGCGGCGGGCATTTCTGTCGCGAGTGTTTGGCAGGTCGATCTTCCGCTTGTCCCATCGAAGAAGCGCCAGCTCTTCGCAACAGGCAGAAAAAGCTTCCCAGCGAGCGGCAGGCCGCTCGATGGGCCAGGCCGCATCGCCGTTGTCGCGACAGGAACCGTTGTTCTCGGGACGAACGTTTCACTCTGTGGAAGCTCCGGACAATTTGGCCCGTGTGAGCGCAGCGAGCCCGGGATCGATGCTTTTCCTGCTGCCACGAAGAGCGGACAGTTCTCATTTGGCTGTCCGGGCAAAAGAGGCAACGAACCTTCGCGACAGCAATAAAAGAAAGCGTTTTTGCTTACTTTTTTCGCGCTGAAAAAAGTAAGGCGCCTGGCGGGGCGCGTCCCGCCGGTTTGGGTTTTGATTTTGCTTGCGACCTTGCGGTCGATGGATGTCGATCCGGGGTTGCGCCCCCGGACGGCGCCTTACTCTTTGGCGCTCCAAAGAGTAAGCAGAAAGAGCGTCGCCTGCGGCGGGCATTTCTGTCGCGTGGGTTTGGCAGGTCGAGGTTCCGAATGTTCCATCAAAGGAGCGACAGCTCTTCGCAACAGGCAGAAAAAGCTTCCCAGCGAGCGGCAGGCCGCTCGATGGGCCAGGCCGCACCGCCGCGGCCTTGACGGAGACGTTTCCGGATTGAACAGCCGCTTCCGTCGAGGCAGCTTTGGGCCGTTTGGCCCGTGTGAGCGCAGCGAGCCCGGGATCGATGCTTTTCCTGCTGCCACGAAGAGCGGACGGTTCTCATTTGGCTGTCCGGGCAAAAGAGGCAACGAACCTTCGCGACAGCAATAAAAGAAAGCGTTTTTGCTTACTTTTTTCGCGCTGAAAAAAGTAAGGCGCCTGGCGGGGCGCGACCCGCCGGTTTTGTTTTTTTGCCCTGCCGCAGGAATGATGGCAATCTATTTGCTGTCGAACAGTTGTTGATGGACCGGGATCGGCCCGGACGCCGTCGTGAGGGTGTTGTCCCGTGACGAAACGGCCGGAAAAGATGAAGGCGATCGGCAGACTTTTTCCCCTGTGGGTGGTTCTTCTTGCCCTGCTGCTGGCCGGCGGTGTCTGGCAGGCCAGCCGCTGGGCCGGCGACGTCGAGCTCGAGGCGATGACGGCGACCGGCCAGGAACGTCTGACGCTCTACGCCAGCACCCTGCGCGGGGCGTTGAACCGCTATGCCTACCTGCCCTATGTGCTGGCCCGCAATGCCTCGGTGCAGAACATGCTGGCACAGGGGAAGCCCTCCGTCGACGTCAGTCGCTACCTTGAAGAGCTGAACCGGGAGGCCGGCAGCGAAGCCCTGTATGTGATGGATGCCGCCGGCGATACCCTGGCTTCGAGCAACTGGCGCGAAACGACCAGTTTCGTCGGCCGCAACTACGCCTTTCGTCCCTATTTCACCGCCGCGCGGGAAGGGCGCCAGGGACGTTTCTTCGCCATCGGGGTGACGACCGGGCGGCCGGGTTTCTTCATGTCCCACCCGGTTCGCCGGGACGGCCGGTTCGCCGGGGTGGCGGTGGTCAAGGTCGACCTCGATCCCCTGCAGGACGACTGGCGGGAAGGTGGCGAGACGGTGCTGGTCAGCGACGCCAACGGCGTCATCTTCCTTTCCAGTCGCAGCGACTGGAAATACACCACCCTGGCGCCGCTGAGCGCCGAGCAGCGCCGGCGGATCCGCGCCGGGCGACAGTACGGTGACAAGCCCCTGCGGCTGAGTCCGCTGCGGACGGTCGAGGTCATGGGCGAGGACCGGCGGATCGTCCGTGCCGCCGGCGAGCGTTATCTGCTGCTTTCCCGATCCCTGCCCGGGCTCGGCTGGAAGCTGTTCTATCTGGCTTCGCTGGCGCCGGTGCGGGAGCGGAGCCGGGCGGTAACGGCCATCGGCACCGTCCTGGTCCTGCTGCTGTTTTCCTGCGCCATGTACATGCGCGAACGACGCCAGAAGCAGCTTTCCCGGCGCAAGGCCCGGGAAGCCGAGGCGATCAAGGCGATCAACCTGCGGCTGCAGGAGGAGATCGAGGAACACCGCCGGACCGAGCAGGCCCTGCGCGATGCCCAGGCCGAACTGGTGCAGAGCAGCAAGCTGGCGGCGCTCGGCCAGATGTCGGCGGGCATCGTTCATGAACTGAACCAGCCGATCGCTGCCATGCGCACCTACGCCGCCAGTGGGCGCCTGCTGCTCGATCGCCACGAGGAAGAGAAGGTCCGTGAAACCTTCGCCGCCATCTCCCGGATTACCGACCACATGGCCTCGGTTACGGCCCAGCTGAAGATTTTCGCCCACAAGGCACCGCAGCAGCGTGAACGGGTGGTGATCCAGTCCTGTCTCGACGAGGCCCTGACCCTGACCGCTCCGCTGTTCGACGAACACGGCGTCGAGCTGGTCAAGGAGGTCCCGGACGACGCCGTGGCCGTCTCCGGTGGCAGCGGCCGGCTCAGGCAGGTTCTGGTCAACCTGATCCGCAACGGCATCGACGCCATGCGCGACAGCGAACGTCGCGAATTGCGCATTCGGGTGGCCGCCCGGGCCGAGACGGTCGAAATCGAGGTCCGGGACAGCGGTACGGGGATCGCCGAGCAGGATCTGGACGAACTGTTCAATCCCTTCTTCACCACCAAGGAAGTCGGCAAGGGGCTGGGGCTCGGACTGTCGATCTCCTACCGGATCGTCACCGATCTGGGTGGAACCATTCGTGCAACGAACAATCCGGACCGGGGAGCCCGTTTCATTGTGCGACTGCCGCTGCTGGCGGATCGGACCGCGGGGGAGGAGCAATGACGAAAAACAGTGGAAAGGTTTTTCTGATCGACGACGATGCCGACATGCGTGCCTCGACGGCGCAGTGGCTGGAACTGGCGGGGTATCAGGTGCGGGTCTTTGTCGACGCGCCGAGCGCCCTGGCCGAAATCGACGCCGGTCTGGACGGGGTGGTGGTGACCGATGTGCGGATGCCGAAGATGGACGGAATGGCCTTTCTTGCCCGCCTGACCGAGCTCGACCGGGATCTGCCGGTGATCCTGGTGACTGCGCACGGCGATGTCCAGATGGCGGTCGAGGCGATGCGCCGGGGCGCCTACGACTTCATCGAAAAACCCTTCGAGCCCGAGCGGCTGCTCGACATCATCCAGCGGGCCGGAGAAAAACGCCGCCTGGTGCTTGAAAACCGCGAACTGCGCCGCCGGCTGGCCGGTCCGGACGATCTCGAACAGCGCCTTATCGGCAACTGCCCCGGCATTCGTCGGCTGCGCGAGGAGATTCTCGATATCGCCGCGACCGACGCCCCGGTTCTGATCCAGGGAGAAACCGGGACCGGCAAGGAAGTGGTCGCGCGCTGTCTGCACGATTTCAGCGCCCGCAAGCAGGGCCGTTATGTCGCCGTCAACTGCGGTGCGCTGCCGGAAAACATGTACGAAAGCGAGCTGTTCGGCTATGAGCGGGGCGCCTTTACCGGCGCCGACCGCCTTCGCATCGGCCGCTTCGAATATGCCCACGGCGGGACCCTGTTTCTCGACGAGATCGGCACCATGCCGCTGCCGCTGCAGGTCAAGGTGCTGCGCGCCCTGCAGGAAAGGGAGGTGGTGCGGATCGGCGGCAACGAGCCGCGGCCGATCGATGTGCGGCTGATCAGCGCCACCAATGCCGACCTGCTGGCCGAATGCGCCGCCGGCCGCTTCCGCCGGGATCTCTACTACCGGATCAACGTGGTCGAACTGCGCGTGCCGCCGCTGCGCGAGCGGGGCGGCGACATTCTGCTGCTGTTCGACTACTTCTGCGCCCGGGCAGCAGAGACCTACCGCCGCCCGGCGCCGCCGCTTCATTCGGGCGCCGCCGGGTTGCTGATGGCCCACGACTGGCCGGGCAACGTACGCGAGCTGAAGAATATCGCCGAACGTTACGTCCTTTCTTCCCTTCCCGGGGAACAGCGCCTGGCCGCGGTTCTCGGGGCGTCGCGGCCGGTTGCGTCACAGGCGTCACGGGTCGGGTTGCGGGAGCAGCTGCGCCAGTACGAGCGTCACCTGCTGGAACAGGCGCTGGCCCGGCACAGGGGAGATGTCCAGGCCGTGATGGAAGAACTCGACCTGCCCCGCCGCACTCTGAACGAAAAGATGGCCCGCCATCGTCTCGACCGCAGGGATTTCACCTGAATCAGTGAGTTCATCGCCGGCGAATAGCACAAGCCATTAACCTGCCTGAGCTTTTCAAAAATCACCGATGAACCTATGGGTGCGCCTCAGGTTTTTAAAAAGCTCATTCAAGGTCAAGCGCTTGCACTCTTCATCCAGCATGACCCCACTGATTCAGGTATACCTGAGCCGTCCTTTCCCTTCGGCAAAACTTTGCCGAAGGGGATCTTTTCGTCAGCAAGATCTTGCTTAAATTCTCCTCCTCTCCGTTCGCCAGTGCGGTTTTTCCCGCCATTTTCCTTGGCACGGCCCTTGCGCTGTCCGTTCGGGCAGAGTCAACGGGACGCACGTCCCTTCACCCCATCGAGGAGGAGAGAAAAATGAGAAGCATGATGCGTATCAGGCAGGTTGCCCTGGTTGTTGCGGCGCTGTCGCTGCTGTTCGGTTCGGTTTCGCCCGCGGCGGCCAAGCCCACGGAGCGCAACTATCTGCTGGCGACGGCCTCGACCGGCGGCACCTATTATCCGGTCGGCGTCGCCCTGTCGACCCTGGTCAAGGTCAAGCTGCAGCCGAAGCAGAAGATCGGCATGTCGGCGATCAATTCCGCCGGATCCGGCGAGAATGTCAAGCTGCTGCGCGACAACGAGGTCCAGTTCGCCATTCTGCAGGGACTGTACGGTTCCTATGCCTGGAACGGCACCGGGCCCATCGCCAAGATCGGCCCGCAGAAAGAGCTGCGGGCGGTGACCATGCTCTGGCAGAACGTCGAGCATTTCACGATCCTGAAGAAGTTCGCCAAGACCGGCACCGTGGCCGATCTCGCCGGCATGAAGGGCCAGGCGATGGCCCTGGGCAAGAAGAATTCGGGCACCCTCGGCTCGAACAAGGTGCTGCTGAAGAACCTCGGGCTCGATGCCGAGAAGGACTTCAAGCTCGTTCATGTCGGTTACGGTCCCTCGGCCGATGCCCTGCAGAACGGACAGGTGGCCGGCATGAGCACCCCGGCCGGCGTTCCGGTCAGCGCCGTCACCAAGGCCTTCGCCAACATGGGCGACAAGATCACCGTTCTCGATTTCACCGACGAGCAGATGAAGCAGGCTGACGGCGGTTTCGGACTGTGGACCCGGTATGTCATCCCCGCCGGCACCTACCCCGGACAGACCAAAGAGATCCGCACCATCGCCCAGCCCAACTTCCTGGCCGTGCGGGCCGACGTGGACGAGGACGCCGTTTACCAGATCACCAAGACCATCTACGAGAATCTTCCCTTCCTCAACGCCATCCACGGCGCCACCAAGGCCATGGCCATCGAGAAGGCGATCGTCGGGCTGCCTCTGCCCCTGCATCCCGGCGCCGTCAGATACTACCGGGAAGTCGGCATCGCCATTCCCGAGCATCTGATCGCCAGGTAGTCGTTCCCGAGGCGGTCGCCCGCCGGGGCGGCCGCCTCCCTTTCGGAGTCAAGCCCATGATCACGTCCGAAACCGAAGTCCATCCCCTGCATGCCGGCCTGCTGCTGGTGCTGGGGGTGGCCGTTTCCGTACTGCACATCTGGTTCAACGTCTTTTCGGTGCTGCCGACTCTCTGGCAGAACGCCCTGCATTTCGCCGGGTTCGCCCTGATAGCGGCGGTGGTCTATCCCCTGCGCAAGGAAGGGGCGGCCTGGTGGCGGGTTCTCGACGCCCTGCTCGGTCTGCTGGCGGCCGGCTCGGCGATCTTTCTGATTGCCAGGGAAGACGCGATCTACGACCGGGGGGTGAGCCTGCTGCCATCGGAATGGGTGGCCGGAATCGTCCTGATTCTTTGCGCCCTGGAACTGACGCGACGGGTCGCCGGCTGGTTCATCCCGTTGATGATCATCATCGCTCTGACCTATGTCGGCTGGTGGGGAGGGCTGATCGGCGGGGTTTTCAAGTTCGCCGGCCTCAGCCCGGAAACCATCCTCTTTCGCAGCATCTATGGCGACGACGCCCTGTTCGGCACCATCGCCCGCATTTCGTCGACCTACGTCTTCATGTTCATCCTGTTCGGCGCCTTTCTGCTCCGTTCGGGAGCCGGGGAATTCGTCATCGACCTGGCGCGGGCGGTGGCGGGGCGATTTGTCGGCGGGCCCGGCCTGGTCGCGGTGATGGCCTCCGGCCTGATGGGCACCATCTCCGGTTCGGCGGTGGCCAATACCGCCTCGACCGGGGTGATCACCATCCCGCTGATGAAGCGCGCCGGCTTTCCGGCCAAATTTGCCGCCGGGGTCGAGGCCGCCGCTTCCACCGGTGGGCAGCTGATGCCGCCGATCATGGGAGCGGGCGCCTTCGTCATGGCCACCTACACCCAGATTTCCTACAACACCATCGTCCTGGTCAGCATCCTGCCGGCGATCCTCTATTTCGCCACCGTCGCCTTCTTCGTGCGCATCGAGGCCAAACGCAGCCTGGTCCACGCTATCGACGACGAAAGGGTTTCCGCCGTCGATGTGATCAAGAAGGGCGGCATCGTCTTTCTGTTGCCGATCGGCGTGCTGATCGGCCTGCTGATCTACGGCTTCACCCCGACCTATGCCGCCGGTATCAGTATCATCGCCGTGGTGGTCGCCTCCTGGTTCAGCCCCAACCGCATGGGCCCCCGGGCGATCGTCGAGGCTTTGGCCATGGGGGCGAAAAACATGGTGATGACGGCCATTCTGCTGTGCAGTGTCGGCCTGATCGTCAACGTCATCGCCACCGCCGGCATCGGCAACACCTTTTCCCTGATGATTACCGAGTGGGCGGGACACAGCCTGGTCATCGCCATCCTGTTGATCGCCCTGGCGTCCCTGGTGCTGGGCATGGGGCTGCCGGTGACCGCCGCCTACATCGTGCTCGGCACCCTCTCGGCGCCGGCGCTGCACGGCCTGATCGCCGACGGCATGCTGGTCGATGCGCTGGCCAGCGGCCAGATCCCCGAGGCGGCCAGGGCCCTGTTCATGGTTGTCGCTCCCGAGCATCTGGCCGAGATCGGCAACCCGATGAGTCACGCTGCGGCCCGGGCCATCGTTGACGCGGTGCCGGTCGACATGGCGAGCATGGTGCGCGAGGCGGTGCTGAGCAAGGATGTCCTCTCGTTCGCCCTGCTTTCGGCGCACCTGATCATCTTCTGGCTCAGCCAGGATTCCAATGTCACACCACCGGTCGCCCTGGCCGCCTTCACCGGCGCCGCCATCGCCGGGACCAAGCCGATGGCCACCGGGCTGCAGTCGTGGAAGATCGCCAAGGGACTGTACGTGGTGCCGCTGCTGTTCGCCTATACCCCCTTTATCGGCGGTTCGTGGAGAGAAGATTTCATGATCTTCTTCTTTGCCCTGTTCGGTCTCTATGCCTTTACCGCCGCCCTGCAGGGCTTCATGGAGGCTAGGCTCAACCTGCCGCTGCGGCTGGTTTCCCTCGGCCTTGCCGCCAGCCTGTTGTGGCCCGCCCCCTGGTGGGTTCATGTTGCCGGCCTGGCAGGGCTGGCGGTGCTCTTCAGTTTCAACTTTCGGCAGTCGCGACGGAACAGCGCACCTGCCGGGAATCCCGGGGTCCTGTCGGCGGAGCTGAAATCCTGAAATCAAACCGGGTTGTTGCAGGCCCGAATGCGCAAGCCATTTCCATCCGTCGCCGATCGACGCGGGCGTGAAGGAAATGGCTTGCGTTTTTTTTGGGGGGGCGGTGGGACAACTTTTCCCTTGACAGTAGAATGCTGTTTGTTAATCTGCCTAACAAACGTTAGGTTGTCTATGGGGAGAGTGTGCATGACCGAACGGATTTCCCGCCGCGACCTGATCCTGCAGGAGGCCGCCCACCTGTTTCGCGAAAAGGGCTATCTCGGAGCCAATCTGCGGGAGCTCGCCGCCAGGGTCGGCATCAAGGGAGGGAGCATCTACCATCACTTCGCGTCCAAGCAGGAGATTCTGTTCGAGGTGATGGACCAGACCATGACCGAGATGATCGAGCGGTTGAGTGCGGCGCTGGAGGGCGCGGAGTCGCCCTCGGAAAAGTTGCGGCGCATGGTTCGTTTTCATGTCGACTACATCGTGACCGGCGCCGATCGCGCCTATGTGACCGACGACGAACTGAAGAACCTGGAGCCGGACAACTACCGCGCCGTCATCGCCAAGCGCGATCGCTACCAGCGGCTGATCGAGCAGATTCTCGAGGAGGGACAGCGGCAGGAAGGCTGGCGGGTGCCGGATGTCAAGCTCTGCTGCCGGGCGCTGATCAAGGCCTGCGCCGGGGTCGCCACCTGGTACAAGCCGGACGGAGCGCTGAGCCTGGCGCAGATCGCCGAAGTCTACGCCGACCTGTTCCGCAACGGCCTGTTGCCGCGCTGAGCGTCGCCGTCCGCTGTAAACGACGGGATAAGGTGTCACGGACGGGACAGTCGGCGCCGACGCTGCGGAGGCGCGCAACATAGTGAAAAGACAGAGATAAAACCTGGCATGGAGGCGCCTTGCGGACTGGTACTCTCCTTGCTGTTGAACTGACTTTGCCACCGGGCCGTACCGGATTGCGGACAAAGGCCGTACCGGGGCTTGTCGTGGTGAAGCAAAAATCCAACCGGAGGTAAAGATGAACATTCTGGTCTGCATCAAGCAGGTTCCGGACATGGAGTCGCGGTTCAAGGTGGCGGCGAACGGGACCTGGATCGAAGAGAGCGATCTGGCCTGGCGGATGAACGAGTACGACGAGTACGCCGTGGAGCAGGCGGTCCAGCTCAAGGAGCAGG
This window contains:
- a CDS encoding sensor histidine kinase — encoded protein: MTKRPEKMKAIGRLFPLWVVLLALLLAGGVWQASRWAGDVELEAMTATGQERLTLYASTLRGALNRYAYLPYVLARNASVQNMLAQGKPSVDVSRYLEELNREAGSEALYVMDAAGDTLASSNWRETTSFVGRNYAFRPYFTAAREGRQGRFFAIGVTTGRPGFFMSHPVRRDGRFAGVAVVKVDLDPLQDDWREGGETVLVSDANGVIFLSSRSDWKYTTLAPLSAEQRRRIRAGRQYGDKPLRLSPLRTVEVMGEDRRIVRAAGERYLLLSRSLPGLGWKLFYLASLAPVRERSRAVTAIGTVLVLLLFSCAMYMRERRQKQLSRRKAREAEAIKAINLRLQEEIEEHRRTEQALRDAQAELVQSSKLAALGQMSAGIVHELNQPIAAMRTYAASGRLLLDRHEEEKVRETFAAISRITDHMASVTAQLKIFAHKAPQQRERVVIQSCLDEALTLTAPLFDEHGVELVKEVPDDAVAVSGGSGRLRQVLVNLIRNGIDAMRDSERRELRIRVAARAETVEIEVRDSGTGIAEQDLDELFNPFFTTKEVGKGLGLGLSISYRIVTDLGGTIRATNNPDRGARFIVRLPLLADRTAGEEQ
- a CDS encoding TRAP transporter permease, yielding MITSETEVHPLHAGLLLVLGVAVSVLHIWFNVFSVLPTLWQNALHFAGFALIAAVVYPLRKEGAAWWRVLDALLGLLAAGSAIFLIAREDAIYDRGVSLLPSEWVAGIVLILCALELTRRVAGWFIPLMIIIALTYVGWWGGLIGGVFKFAGLSPETILFRSIYGDDALFGTIARISSTYVFMFILFGAFLLRSGAGEFVIDLARAVAGRFVGGPGLVAVMASGLMGTISGSAVANTASTGVITIPLMKRAGFPAKFAAGVEAAASTGGQLMPPIMGAGAFVMATYTQISYNTIVLVSILPAILYFATVAFFVRIEAKRSLVHAIDDERVSAVDVIKKGGIVFLLPIGVLIGLLIYGFTPTYAAGISIIAVVVASWFSPNRMGPRAIVEALAMGAKNMVMTAILLCSVGLIVNVIATAGIGNTFSLMITEWAGHSLVIAILLIALASLVLGMGLPVTAAYIVLGTLSAPALHGLIADGMLVDALASGQIPEAARALFMVVAPEHLAEIGNPMSHAAARAIVDAVPVDMASMVREAVLSKDVLSFALLSAHLIIFWLSQDSNVTPPVALAAFTGAAIAGTKPMATGLQSWKIAKGLYVVPLLFAYTPFIGGSWREDFMIFFFALFGLYAFTAALQGFMEARLNLPLRLVSLGLAASLLWPAPWWVHVAGLAGLAVLFSFNFRQSRRNSAPAGNPGVLSAELKS
- a CDS encoding TAXI family TRAP transporter solute-binding subunit — encoded protein: MMRIRQVALVVAALSLLFGSVSPAAAKPTERNYLLATASTGGTYYPVGVALSTLVKVKLQPKQKIGMSAINSAGSGENVKLLRDNEVQFAILQGLYGSYAWNGTGPIAKIGPQKELRAVTMLWQNVEHFTILKKFAKTGTVADLAGMKGQAMALGKKNSGTLGSNKVLLKNLGLDAEKDFKLVHVGYGPSADALQNGQVAGMSTPAGVPVSAVTKAFANMGDKITVLDFTDEQMKQADGGFGLWTRYVIPAGTYPGQTKEIRTIAQPNFLAVRADVDEDAVYQITKTIYENLPFLNAIHGATKAMAIEKAIVGLPLPLHPGAVRYYREVGIAIPEHLIAR
- a CDS encoding sigma-54-dependent transcriptional regulator; translated protein: MTKNSGKVFLIDDDADMRASTAQWLELAGYQVRVFVDAPSALAEIDAGLDGVVVTDVRMPKMDGMAFLARLTELDRDLPVILVTAHGDVQMAVEAMRRGAYDFIEKPFEPERLLDIIQRAGEKRRLVLENRELRRRLAGPDDLEQRLIGNCPGIRRLREEILDIAATDAPVLIQGETGTGKEVVARCLHDFSARKQGRYVAVNCGALPENMYESELFGYERGAFTGADRLRIGRFEYAHGGTLFLDEIGTMPLPLQVKVLRALQEREVVRIGGNEPRPIDVRLISATNADLLAECAAGRFRRDLYYRINVVELRVPPLRERGGDILLLFDYFCARAAETYRRPAPPLHSGAAGLLMAHDWPGNVRELKNIAERYVLSSLPGEQRLAAVLGASRPVASQASRVGLREQLRQYERHLLEQALARHRGDVQAVMEELDLPRRTLNEKMARHRLDRRDFT
- a CDS encoding TetR/AcrR family transcriptional regulator; amino-acid sequence: MTERISRRDLILQEAAHLFREKGYLGANLRELAARVGIKGGSIYHHFASKQEILFEVMDQTMTEMIERLSAALEGAESPSEKLRRMVRFHVDYIVTGADRAYVTDDELKNLEPDNYRAVIAKRDRYQRLIEQILEEGQRQEGWRVPDVKLCCRALIKACAGVATWYKPDGALSLAQIAEVYADLFRNGLLPR
- a CDS encoding AMP-binding protein; this translates as MPFTELTIGDYLEKQVRQLPDHEFIVYPDRNLRWTFSEFNRRVDDLARGLLAIGIGKGDHVGIWARNVPDWITFMFATAKIGAVLVTVNTLYRKFELEYVVRQADMKALAIIDSFRDHNYLDTVYELIPELRTCQRGHLRSERFPELRSVIYIGQEKHRGMYNTRELLQLGRQCDDTDLDRVRQSLSCHDVINMQYTSGTTGFPKGVMLSHYNILNNGYFIGERQKFSTADRLCLPVPLFHCFGCVLGVMAALTHGVTLVPLETFDPLMALAAVQKEKCTAIYGVPTMFIAELDHPMFDMFDLSTLRTGIMAGSPCPIETMKQVMEKMHCSEITIAYGLTEASPVITQTRTDDSIEYRVASVGAALPHIEVKIVDPETGEICGPGQPGELCCRGYNVMKGYYKMPEQTAAAIDADGWLHSGDQAEVDENGYYRITGRIKDMIIRGGENIYPREIEEFLYTMPGVLDVQVVGIPDARYGEVVGAFIIPRQGAELTEEDVQDFCRERIASYKKPKYVFFVEEFPLTASGKVQKYKLRQMAREKLGIDAQAEQDG